The Drosophila sechellia strain sech25 chromosome 2L, ASM438219v1, whole genome shotgun sequence region CGTCCGGTACCGGTCTCGTCTTCGAGCATCAGGCAATGGGCCTCTGACAACCTGACgtgtcgtcatcatcatcgtcttcATCTGCTGGAGTCTCTGACTCTTGTTGATGTCAATGGGTTGCTTGTTTATTGCCTGACAAACTGACAGAAGTCTGGTCGGGGTCTCGATCCGATTTGAGTCCGATTTGGGACGCAAGAGGAGCGCTCCCTCTTGCATAGCCGAAAgttcatttaaaattttgaTTAGCGACCTTGGCGGCTGCGCGCCAAAAAGTTCCTTAGCCCAACCGGAAATTCAGCCATGGCATGGCATCCGACTTGACAAGTAATTTGATATTTCAATGAAAGCAGTTGTAGGTCTCTGTTTGGTTATTTATATATCCTTAATGAATGCATCTTTAAAAGCCTACGAAGTGTCGCTTTCAACTGTTAAAGacattgaaattaaaaaacattttcgaTAGGAAGCAGACCCAAAATTTGAcgaattaaacattttttataatcAATCTCTCTCTTGTTTCGTTCGTTGCAGATGGCGAGTACATGTTCGCAGATCCCGAAAGCAAGCTCTCAAAATATGGCCCAAAGAGCTGGCGATCATCGCACACCcacgtaaatatttattaaaaaagtaaCTATCATGATGTGTTAAGTAATGCGGCATGTCTTTATTTAGGGGCTGGATGCCAACGGACGACCGCTCTTGGAGCTACACTTTCGCGTGCAGTTCTACATCGAGAGCCCGTTCATGCTGAAAGATGAGACGTCCCGCCATAATTACTACCTGCAGCTGCGCCACAACATCTTGCAGCGCGATTTGCCGAGGGAACAGGCGGAACAGGCACTGGTCTTCCTTGCTGGACTGGCTCTCCAGGCGGACCTCGGCGATGCTCCTCCGGGCTCGAGTAATTCCAAGGATGATTCAGGGGAGGAGACGTTGGCATCTCCTTCTAACGGAGGAAGAGGTCTGAGTGCCACCACTACATTACCCAAGATCAGCAAACGTGCCAATGAAAGGATGCTTAGACTCTCGACATATGTGGCGTCCACATCAAAGAGAGAAACAATACCATTGCCACCCACCCTGCCACCGAATGGAGCAGATTACTACCGGATCGAGGATTACCTACCCAGTGGACTGCACACTCCCTGGGCGAGAAGTGCAATGAGAGCCTGTCACCGGGAGCATTTGGGCATGGCCACAGCCGAGGCGGAGCTGCTATATATCCAACAGGCATGCAGTCTTCATGAAACAATCAATGCCCATACCTACAGGATGCGATTGGCCAAAAGCGAGCAGGGGTCTGGCAGTGCCTGGTTCGTGGTTTATGCCAAGGGAATCAAGATCCTGGGAGGAGAGTCTAACAACAGCTCTTCCAATCCCGAAACCACAACATTTCTGTGGCCGAATATCACGAAGCTCTCCTTCGAGCGGAAAAAGTTTGAAATTCGATCTGGAGAGAGCCGAATCACCCTGTACGCCGCATCCGATGAGAAAAATAAACTCTTATTGACCCTCTGTAAGGATACACATCAGTGGAGCATGAAACTGGCTGCCAGGCTAAAGGAGGTATCCAAacgcgaggaggaggaggctgcCGAATCACAAAGGCTACATGCCAGTTACGCTTGTTCCAGAAGTCTGCTCTTGCCCTACAAAAGTAAAAACGAGCAGAGAATATCGGTTATCTCGAGTACCAGCTCAAACACAACCTCTGGAATAGTAAGTGACCGGGTGCACTCCGAAGACGAGCTGGAGATCATGATCAATACACCACCAGCACCCTTAGCTGCTCCGTCAACGGAAAGTTTGGCCTTGGCTCATCTTTTGGACAGACCCAGTGTGAGCAGACAAACTTCGAGCGTGGGTCAAATGTCTCTGAAGGATTTGGAAGAACAACTGGCTGCCTTGAGTGTgaggccacaagacgcgagcTCTAACGGGGCCACGATCGTCACGAACTCCTCTGTTCAGAAAAATTCCATGGGAACAACTGCCAATGATTCATCTACCGCCACTGATTCACCCAGTTCGCAGCATAACATCGGCTCTCAGTGTTCATCCACTTGTAGCACTGTGGTGGTAACATCTCCTGTAAATGGAGCAGGGTCTTCCTCGTCAGGTGCTCCCATACCTGTACACTCCACTTCATCCAGTTTGGAACTTGGCTTTAGTCACACCGCTCAAAACTCGGCCTTGAGCGAAACGAGTCCCGACGATTTTCTCTCCACATCGGCACGAGAAGAAACGGAGAGTGTATCGGGCGCATCTGGAGTTTATACATTGGCGCACGGAACTCCACCCACGGAAACCTCAGGCGTTTACACCATGCACAGCAGTGAGCTAACTGGACAATCATCGGAGATAGCCGAGTCGGAAAAGAGTTCGCACTACGGGATGTTCCAGCCCCAGAAACTAGACGAAGCCCACGTGCCACATCCTGATTCCGTAGatggaaaaaagaaagaagacTTCAGACCGAGATCGGATTCTAACGTCAGCACAGGGAGTTCCTTTAGAGGCGATGGCAGCGATCCAACAGACAACAAACATTCCTTGCTCTCCGCAGAAGAGTTGACCAATTTGATTGTGGGCAGGGGGACCTACCCCAGTCGCAAAACGGTATCTAGTAGCCTTCACTCGGACTGTGATTACGTGACGTTGCCGCTAGGAGATCAAGGAGAAGAGGAGGTAGACcaaccaccagcaccaccgccACCCTACAGTGCTAGGCATGAGAAAACTGGTCTATGTGGACCACCTATCGCCAAACCTATTCCTAAACCTATAGCTGTGGTAGCTCCCAAACCAGATTCACCGCCATGTAGTCCACCGGTACCGCCAGCACCACTTCCAGCTCCACCGCC contains the following coding sequences:
- the LOC6617255 gene encoding protein expanded; protein product: MRAFCTVSAPLEVCASSAEQLSPGSRFLALRLLGQQQPKTLYFLVDAKSRVREVYTQTCLHFATQGMLDTELFGLAVLIDGEYMFADPESKLSKYGPKSWRSSHTHGLDANGRPLLELHFRVQFYIESPFMLKDETSRHNYYLQLRHNILQRDLPREQAEQALVFLAGLALQADLGDAPPGSSNSKDDSGEETLASPSNGGRGLSATTTLPKISKRANERMLRLSTYVASTSKRETIPLPPTLPPNGADYYRIEDYLPSGLHTPWARSAMRACHREHLGMATAEAELLYIQQACSLHETINAHTYRMRLAKSEQGSGSAWFVVYAKGIKILGGESNNSSSNPETTTFLWPNITKLSFERKKFEIRSGESRITLYAASDEKNKLLLTLCKDTHQWSMKLAARLKEVSKREEEEAAESQRLHASYACSRSLLLPYKSKNEQRISVISSTSSNTTSGIVSDRVHSEDELEIMINTPPAPLAAPSTESLALAHLLDRPSVSRQTSSVGQMSLKDLEEQLAALSVRPQDASSNGATIVTNSSVQKNSMGTTANDSSTATDSPSSQHNIGSQCSSTCSTVVVTSPVNGAGSSSSGAPIPVHSTSSSLELGFSHTAQNSALSETSPDDFLSTSAREETESVSGASGVYTLAHGTPPTETSGVYTMHSSELTGQSSEIAESEKSSHYGMFQPQKLDEAHVPHPDSVDGKKKEDFRPRSDSNVSTGSSFRGDGSDPTDNKHSLLSAEELTNLIVGRGTYPSRKTVSSSLHSDCDYVTLPLGDQGEEEVDQPPAPPPPYSARHEKTGLCGPPIAKPIPKPIAVVAPKPDSPPCSPPVPPAPLPAPPPAIRRRDPPPYSISSKPRPTSLISVSSLANPAPSAAGSMSSLKSEEVTARFITTRPQISILKAHTSLIPDGAKPSYAAPHHCSSVASSNGSVCSHQLSQQSLHNSNYAGGSQASLHHHHVPSHHRHSGSAAIGIPIPYGLHKSTASLHHQQSCVLLPVIKPRQFLAPPPPSLPRQPPPPPPPNHHHLAGHLYGREMAKKQLELYQQQLYSDVDYVIYPIQDPAVSQQEYLDAKQGSLLAAMAQAAPPPPHHPYLAMQVSPAIYRSTPYLPVALSTHSRYASTQNLSDTYVQLPGPGYSPLYSPSMVSLCSSYEPPPPPPLHPAALAAAAAAGASSSSSSMFARSRSDDNILNSLDLLPKGKRLPPPPPPPYVNRRLKKPPMPAPSEKPPPIPSKPIPSRISPIPPRKPPTLNPHHANSPLTKTSSGAQWAGERPRPDLGLGLGLNRGNNSILAQLQASMAQSHAQAQAQALDIALLREKSKHLDLPLISALCNDRSLLKQTKVVINPKTGQEMPTSSAQPSGATTNGVANSSAGTGTLSKARKGSTVSHRHPQDKLPPLPVQQLAEANNYVIDPAVMMKQQQQQHNKTS